A section of the Mastomys coucha isolate ucsf_1 unplaced genomic scaffold, UCSF_Mcou_1 pScaffold15, whole genome shotgun sequence genome encodes:
- the Chac1 gene encoding glutathione-specific gamma-glutamylcyclotransferase 1, with amino-acid sequence MKQESAAQSTPPPSLSPAPSAQPSWEDGDPQALWIFGYGSLVWKPDFAYSDSRVGFVRGYSRRFWQGDTFHRGSDKMPGRVVTLLEDHEGCTWGVAYQVRGEQVSEALKYLNVREAVLGGYDTKEVTFYPQDAPDQPLTALAYVATPQNPSYLGPAPEEAIATQILACRGFSGHNLEYLLRLADFMQLCGPQAQDEHLEAIVDAVGSLLPCSYLPEQPLALI; translated from the exons ATGAAGCAGGAGTCCGCAGCCCAGAGCACCCCGCCTCCTTCACTGTCCCCTGCACCATCCGCGCAGCCTTCCTGGGAGGATGGCGACCCCCAAGCCCTGTGGATTTTCGGGTACGGTTCCCTAGTGTGGAAGCCGGACTTTGCCTACAGTGACAGCCGTGTGGGCTTCGTACGTGGCTATAGCCGACGGTTCTGGCAGGGAGACACCTTCCATAGGGGCAGCGACAAGATG CCTGGCCGAGTGGTGACCCTCCTTGAAGATCATGAG GGCTGCACTTGGGGTGTGGCATACCAGGTTCGAGGGGAGCAGGTGAGCGAGGCACTGAAGTACCTGAATGTGAGAGAAGCCGTGCTTGGTGGCTATGACACTAAGGAAGTCACCTTTTATCCTCAAGACGCCCCTGACCAACCCCTCACAGCACTGGCCTATGTGGCCACCCCACAGAACCCTAGCTACCTTGGCCCTGCTCCTGAAGAGGCCATTGCCACACAGATCCTTGCTTGCCGAGGCTTCTCTGGCCACAACCTTGAGTACTTACTGCGTTTGGCAGACTTCATGCAGCTCTGTGGGCCTCAGGCACAAGATGAGCACCTGGAAGCCATTGTGGATGCCGTAGGCAGCCTGCTACCCTGCTCTTACCTCCCCGAGCAGCCTCTGGCACTGATCTGA